Proteins from a genomic interval of Helicobacter pylori Shi112:
- a CDS encoding type III restriction-modification system endonuclease — protein sequence MKIKFKRLDYQEKCLNQILGVFKGIYLREPENDAQRISNPVFEIGELKDLLLENIQNLQSEQKITQKSVGIDKSLNCDILMETGTGKTFCFLEGVYALHQNYHLSKFIVLVPSNAIKLGVLKSVEITREFFKSEYSTHLESYEDIRSFILASNHKCCVLVMTFSAFNKEGNVINKSCLENTHLFNGAKSYMQALASIRPVVIMDEPHRFLGDKTKKYLEQLNALITLRFGATFKDDYKNLIYALDSKKAFDCALVKSISVASVGESNEYFLELKGVVKTQNDYEAAINYTNLENKTQSVKVKRHDNLGTLTQISALEDCIVENITKTEIRFLNGFNLLLDQKEPFSHLLEGEQEVMLKEAIKSHFEREEGLFKKGIKALCMVFISGVNSYLSENEKPAKLALLFEKLYQQKLEEVLKKEDLDENYRAYLERTKDNIQKVHGGYFAKSKKESDEAQVIALILKEKEKLLSFESDLRFIFSQWALQEGWDNPNVMTICKLAPSHSNITKLQQIGRGLRLAVNDKGERITKEHADFDFVNELVVIVPQVEGDFVGAIQQEISEHSLIKQAFSAEELEKSGIVGKGYYGFLLETLEGLGFGEKTDDENFKLTLNQNEFLEKEPELEKLKDKKYLNLEKLKDFLKDRLVGHFRVRNKNERKSEKIKINKENFKKFETLWEGLNHQARIAYAIDSESLIDEIVKKIDSSFNVKSKIVSVTTHKKVETMGNDAKTESFERKSACVWSLHEFISALSNKVKLSFKSVAKVLENIDENKFELIKKNEQESLRRLEELFLEIIYQNIKDKISYQMRETTIKNRKNDAFYDEKGGIREFLDGSLRGDKYEIKNSSAQEKCLYENFMQVESEIEKDTIEESNDTKIIVFGKLPRVKIPIGLNQTYSPDFGYVVENNDKKVLLVVETKGVENESELREEEKRKISTAKKFFKALKKQGVNIEYKTKIKKDQLSALINEVLNRKD from the coding sequence ATGAAAATCAAATTCAAACGATTGGATTATCAAGAAAAATGCTTGAATCAAATTTTAGGGGTGTTTAAGGGGATCTATTTGAGAGAGCCAGAAAATGACGCTCAAAGGATTTCTAACCCTGTTTTTGAAATAGGGGAACTCAAAGATCTTTTATTAGAAAATATCCAAAATTTGCAATCAGAGCAAAAAATAACCCAGAAAAGCGTGGGGATTGACAAGTCGTTAAACTGCGATATTTTAATGGAAACAGGCACCGGGAAGACCTTTTGCTTTTTGGAAGGCGTTTATGCCTTGCACCAAAACTACCATTTGTCAAAATTTATCGTTTTAGTGCCAAGCAACGCCATTAAATTAGGGGTTTTAAAGAGCGTTGAAATCACCAGAGAATTTTTTAAAAGCGAGTATTCTACGCATTTGGAAAGCTATGAAGATATAAGGAGCTTTATTCTAGCGAGCAATCACAAATGCTGCGTGTTGGTGATGACTTTTTCTGCCTTCAATAAAGAGGGTAATGTTATTAATAAATCATGTTTAGAAAACACGCATCTATTCAATGGCGCAAAAAGTTACATGCAAGCTTTAGCGAGTATCCGCCCGGTAGTGATCATGGACGAACCGCACCGATTTTTAGGCGATAAAACAAAAAAATATTTGGAACAATTAAACGCTTTAATCACGCTCAGGTTTGGGGCGACTTTTAAAGATGATTATAAGAATTTGATTTACGCGCTAGATAGCAAAAAAGCGTTTGATTGCGCCCTAGTGAAAAGCATTAGCGTGGCGTCTGTGGGGGAGAGTAACGAGTATTTTTTAGAGCTTAAAGGGGTTGTAAAGACACAAAACGACTATGAAGCTGCAATTAACTACACGAATTTAGAAAATAAAACTCAAAGCGTCAAGGTCAAAAGGCACGATAATTTAGGCACGCTAACTCAAATCAGCGCTTTAGAAGATTGCATTGTAGAAAACATCACTAAAACTGAGATTCGTTTTCTCAATGGCTTTAATTTGTTACTGGATCAAAAAGAGCCTTTTTCTCATCTTTTAGAGGGCGAGCAAGAAGTGATGCTGAAAGAAGCGATAAAAAGCCATTTTGAAAGAGAAGAAGGGCTTTTTAAAAAGGGGATTAAAGCCTTGTGCATGGTGTTTATTAGCGGGGTGAATAGCTATTTAAGCGAGAATGAAAAGCCGGCGAAATTAGCCCTTTTATTTGAAAAACTCTACCAGCAAAAGCTTGAAGAAGTCTTAAAAAAAGAAGATTTAGATGAAAATTATAGAGCGTATTTAGAACGCACCAAAGACAATATTCAAAAAGTGCATGGAGGGTATTTTGCTAAAAGCAAGAAAGAGAGCGATGAAGCCCAAGTGATCGCTCTCATTTTAAAAGAAAAAGAAAAATTGCTGAGTTTTGAATCCGATCTCAGGTTTATTTTTTCGCAATGGGCGTTGCAAGAGGGGTGGGATAACCCTAATGTGATGACGATTTGCAAATTAGCCCCTAGCCATTCCAATATCACTAAATTGCAACAAATCGGTAGGGGGTTAAGGCTCGCTGTGAATGATAAGGGCGAACGCATCACTAAAGAGCATGCTGATTTTGATTTTGTCAATGAATTGGTGGTGATCGTGCCGCAAGTTGAGGGGGATTTTGTGGGAGCGATCCAGCAAGAGATAAGCGAACATAGCTTGATTAAACAAGCATTTAGTGCAGAAGAGTTAGAAAAAAGCGGCATTGTTGGAAAAGGGTATTACGGGTTTTTATTGGAAACATTAGAGGGTTTGGGTTTTGGAGAAAAAACAGATGATGAAAACTTTAAACTCACTCTCAATCAAAACGAATTTTTAGAAAAAGAGCCAGAACTTGAAAAATTAAAAGACAAGAAATACCTGAATCTTGAAAAATTAAAAGATTTTTTAAAAGATCGTTTAGTGGGCCATTTTAGAGTGAGGAACAAAAACGAGCGAAAGAGTGAAAAAATCAAAATCAATAAAGAAAATTTTAAAAAATTTGAAACCTTATGGGAGGGTTTGAATCATCAAGCCCGGATCGCTTATGCCATTGATAGCGAGAGCTTGATTGATGAGATTGTCAAAAAGATCGATTCTTCTTTTAATGTCAAATCAAAAATCGTTTCGGTTACGACTCATAAAAAAGTAGAAACTATGGGAAATGACGCTAAAACAGAGAGTTTTGAGCGAAAAAGCGCATGCGTGTGGAGCTTGCATGAATTTATCAGCGCCTTGTCTAATAAGGTGAAATTGAGTTTTAAAAGCGTGGCTAAAGTGTTGGAAAACATTGATGAAAACAAGTTTGAGCTAATTAAAAAAAACGAACAAGAGAGCTTAAGGCGTTTAGAAGAGCTGTTTTTGGAAATTATTTATCAAAATATTAAAGATAAAATTTCCTATCAAATGCGCGAAACGACGATTAAAAACAGAAAAAACGATGCGTTTTATGATGAAAAAGGTGGAATTAGAGAATTTTTAGACGGGAGTTTGAGGGGGGATAAATATGAAATTAAAAATTCAAGCGCTCAAGAAAAATGCCTGTATGAAAATTTCATGCAAGTGGAGAGCGAGATTGAAAAAGACACGATTGAAGAATCTAACGACACTAAAATCATTGTTTTTGGCAAGCTCCCTAGGGTTAAGATACCGATAGGGTTAAATCAAACTTATAGCCCTGATTTTGGGTATGTGGTTGAAAATAACGATAAAAAAGTGTTGTTAGTGGTAGAAACTAAGGGGGTTGAAAATGAAAGCGAATTGCGCGAAGAAGAAAAGCGGAAAATTTCAACCGCTAAGAAATTTTTTAAAGCTTTAAAAAAGCAAGGCGTGAATATTGAATACAAAACCAAAATTAAAAAAGATCAATTAAGCGCGTTGATTAATGAAGTTTTAAATCGTAAAGATTAG